One Oncorhynchus kisutch isolate 150728-3 linkage group LG30, Okis_V2, whole genome shotgun sequence genomic window, aactctggagctctgtcagtgaccagcaggttcaccttctaacaggacaaacACCTCAAGCacccagccaagacaacgcaggagtggcttcatgacaagtctcaatgtccttgagtggcccggtattgaacaaattcttattttcaatgacggcctaggaacagtgggttaactgcctgttcaggggcagaacgacagatttgtaccttgtcagctcgggggtttgaacttgcaaccttccggttactagtccaccgctctaaccactaggctaccctgccgccccaaaatggtTGTGcatcgacactccccatccaacctgacaagagcttgaggatctgcagagaagaatgggagaaactccccaaatacaggtgtgccaagctagtAGCGTCAGAACCAAGACTCAAGGttgtaaacgctgccaaaggtgcttcaacagtctgaatacttatgtaaatgtgaattatgtttatttgtaataaattaagaaattctaaacctgtttttgctttttcattatgaggtgtgtagattgggggggacttttaaatgcattttagaacaaggctgtaatgtaacaaatgtggagaaagtcaaggtcTGATTACCCTTGGAGTGCACAGTATGTATGAATGCCAAAACTGAATTCTGACGTGGATAGTGAGACTGACCCAAgaagatatatttttttttaaatgtgaagtAACAGCAATTACAAACCATGAGCAATGACTCAAAAACAAACTACTTTGTCCAAACCAGCTGCACTTTAAATATTTAAATACTTCATATACTTTCAGACAatataaataattacattttccACCATTTTAAAATCAGTACCATGAATATTAACTATCCAAAAGGCTCACATGCCAAGACATGTTTAACAACTACATCAGGGTCATGTGCCTGATGTAGTTATGGTACTATATTCATGGTACTGAGAAATGACATGTTTTCCCTGATGTATTTATTAAACATGTCTTAGCATGGGCCTTTTTTTGGATAATTTTCATAAACTATCACATCACACTGCATTGGCCCGATTTCACTGCAATAACATTAGGCTATTCTCACTGATAATCGCGTCAGATCAGAACCCACAATTTGTGAAGTCATGGAAAAATAAGTAAAGGACAAGGCACTGCTTTGGAGCTTAGCTAGAGCCTTAATGTGTATCCTAGCCTCATCACAACTGCATACAAATATTGCATTAGAATCTTGTAATTGTCTCTCCCTTGCGGGCATGTTTCATGGAAGGAATAATTCAGAAGCTGCAGAATATTTAATTATAATATTCTAATAAAAGTCTTAACTTAAAACAAAATAATTTACCATAGAAACTGTTTGGTAGCACATACCGTCCCCAAAGCCAAATAAGATAAATAAAAAGACTACCTGGGTGAAATATCTAGAGACTATATCAGTTAGACAAACCTAAATACAGTCGAGAGCTTTAAAAGTTCGTCTGAGACAGACTTTGGACCGGATTCAATTAAAAGGCGTGTTGTTAAGGCACTACACTGTTGACAAACTTCCCTGACGTTCGAAGATCGCTCAGGCGTAAATTACCTTCAAAAGTGAAGTGCTCTACGCTTATCAACAACGGGCCTTTGATTGAATCCTAGGCGCTATTCAACTTAATAGCAATAAGTCCTGTTTTGTATGGAAAGTCTTACAGGAGTCTAAAGAAAAAAGTTAATGTAGAGAATCCAATAAGCCATCAATCCACTGGGCTACACTGTTTTCCCAAGAGTTAGTTCCAACACAGCTTAATTGAGTTCAGAGCATCACATGTTAGTGCAAAGCTCCACAATGGAAGTCGCTTGGGTTTTTGTTGAATGTTTACATTTGCTCTTTCGTTACGTCATAAATAAATGCTGATCCATGTTGATACAACATCCAACCCAAATCAATCCCGAGCTGAGTAGGACAGATACCCTGCTATGTAAGACACATTGTGTATTCaatgtcttctcctcctccaaTCCCTTCAATTTAGTTGAACCTGTAATGCAGCATGGGAAATTGTATTTCGTAAGTCAGGGTTATTGGGTAAAGGGTCAACACAAGGTTATCAGGATGCTAGGAAGGCGGGATTTAAAGGTCTAGCAGGAACGTCTACAAATGTTATTTTTAGCTGGTCCCCTTCAATGTGTGCACATACAATTCATTACATACAGTTCCTTCTGAaaatatttagaccccttgactttccacattttgttacagccttattctaaaaattgattaaataaaatgtttctcAGCAAtcgacaataccccataatgacgaagcaaaaacaggtttagaaatgtttacatttattcaaaataaaaatcggatttacataagtattcagaccttttgctatgagactcaattgagctcaggtgcatcccgtttccattgataatccttgagatgtttcttcaacttggagtccaccggtTGTAAGTTCActcgattggacatgatttggaaaggcacacccgtctatataaaaggtcctacagttgacagtgcatgtcagagcaaaagccaagccatgaggtcgaaggaattgtccgttgagctcagagacaggattgtgtctaggcacagattaggggaagggtaccaaaacatttctgcagcattttttttattttatttaactaggcaagtcagttaagaatacattcttatttacaatgtctgcctaccccggccaaacctggaccaattgtgcgctgccctatgagactcccaatcacagccagttgtgatatagcctggaatcaaaccagggtctgtagtgacgcctctagctcGGAGAAGCAGAGAACccattgaaggtccaagaacatagtggccgccatcattcttaaatggaagaagtttggaaccaccaagactcttcctaaagctggccacccggccaacctgagcaatcgggagagaagggccttggtcagggaggtgaccaagaacacaatgttcactgacagagctccacagttcctctgtgaagctgggagaacctttcagaaggacagcCATCACTGCactactccaccaatcagacctttatggtagagtggccagacagaagccactcctcagtaaaaggcacacgacagcctgctatggagtttgctaaaaggcacctagactctcagaccatgagaaacaatattctatggtctgatgaaaccaaggtttaactctttggcctgaattccaagcatcacatctggaaagtactgagtaaagggtctgaatacttacgtaaatgggatatttcagtagtttatttgtaataaatgtgcaaaaatgtctaaactagTTTTTGCTTTGtggttatggggtattgtttgtagattgaggatttttttatttttaaatcgatgtattttagaataaggttgtaacgtaacaaaacgtggaaaaggtcaaggggtctgaatactttccgaatgcactgtactctcATACATGCAAGAGGGATGGTGGGATATTGAGAGGCTACAGATTGAACGCCATGCACTGCTAGTGCCATGTTTTTCTGGTTATTTGGGAACGTAGGGGGAATACGTGCTTTCCTTAAAACTCATCAATCTTCTTCTGCAGGTATTTGAGGATGGAGTCCACCCCTTGCGAAGAGCCCCACACTCTCTTCAGCGCCTCGCACTCACGTTCATTGGCCTGCTCCAGGGCGGCCCGGTTTGTGTTTCGCACCAGTGCTTTGGACTCCCGCAGGACCTACaaacagagcccccccccccccccccccccacccggcAAAAAAAAAGCAAAAGGAAAGGAATATGACTTATGGATATGGATATTGGcatagatttgtttaacatttaacTCTGGGACATGACACAAGATCCCCTTTTGTCAACAATGAAAAGATTCTGGAGAAATTCCATAAAATCCAGATATTGGTGACATGATCTCAATTTAATGTATTGCTAAAAGCATTATATTAATTTAAAAACACACTCTTGGTTAGGGCCAGgatgataccagtatcgcaatactAATTTGTatcatggcaaggaaacaaaacaaagcatatttaacttctttaggaaaacagccctaatgttggaaacaaatcattatgttgtcatccagtcacatgtatttattttccaagttTGACACACAATATTTGACATACGGAAGGTTTTTAaaaaaggaccaaagagtttggaCTGCGTTTTGTTGAATTTTTTTGCCATGGACAAAAAAAATTGTGATACTGGTATCCCGGGAGACTAAAATATAACAATTCAAGCGAACACTACGGctaggagagtgtgtgtgcgcagtgcatttggaaactattcagaccccttgttacgttagccttattctaaaatcgattaaataataaaaatcctcaatctacacacaaaataccccataatgacaaaagctAAAATACATgtatacagaaataccttattagtattcaaaccctttgctattagaatccaagttgagctcaggtgcatccaacttcctttgatcatccttgatgtcccgacaacttggagtccacctgtggccaattcatttgattggacatgatttagaaagacacctgtctatataaggtcccacagttgacagtgcatgtcagagcaaaaatcaagtcatgaggtcgaaggaattgtccttcgagacaggattgttgtcgatcagatctggggaaggacaccaaaaaatttctgcagcattgaaggtccccaagaacacattcttaaatggaagtttggaacctAAAGGCTCGTTCTAtagctggccgcacggccaaactgagcaattgggagagaagggccttagtcagggaggtgaccaagaacctgatggccaccgacagagctccagagtttcctcttttgagatgggagaaccttccagaagaacaaccatctctgcagcactccaccaatcaggcctttatggtagagtggccagatagaagccaattctcagtaaaaggcacgacagacCGCTTGGAgcttaccaaaaggcacctaaaagactcaagaccatgagaaacaagattctctggtctgatgaaaccaagattgaatgccaagcatctggaggaaacctggcggtggcagcatcatgctgtggggatgtttttcagcggcagggactgagggacgagtcaggatcaagggaaagatgaatggagcaaagtacaaaaatccttgatgaaaacttgctcaggtcctcagactggggcaaagattcaccttacaacaggacaaacaccctaagcacacagtcaagacaacgcaggagtggcttcgggacaaaccTCTGAGCccgagcccggacttgaacccgatctaacatcttttgagagacctaaaaatagctgtgcagcgacgatcCCCATCCAGCTTGAGAGAAtcatgggagaaactcccccaatACAGGtggccaagcttatagcgtcatgcccaagaaggcttgaggctgtaatcgctgacaaaggtgcttcaacaaagtactgagtaaagggtctgaatacgtatgtaaatgtgactgcttttcattatggggtattgtttgtaggttGCAGggaataaaaaaacaaaacaattttagaataaaactAACGTAACAATGTgcggtctgaattctttccgaaggcactgtaaatgagtGTCGGTGGGAAAATGTTTTTTGATGAGACAAAAAAAGCAAGAGAACAAAAGACCAaagtgagggagaggggcagggtcGTACTGTGTGGAAAAGAGACGCCACAAAATATAAAAACAATTCAAAATAAAATGAAAAGGATGACTTACAACTGAATTACAAGTGACTAGCTCCCTAATGCGAACCATCACCTCCTGAGTGAAAGTCCCAGGCCACAGCACCTGGGACACGAGACCTTTAGCGCAGGCCTCCTGGGCTGTCAGCTTCCGCCCACTCAGCAACATCTCATTGGcctgggagaagagggggagggagagagaagacgggAGAGGACGGGGTGAGGTTAAGCAGGAAAAAGTACTGGTATGGTAATAGTATTAATAGTTgtcttttttaaataaataaaaacatttaaaaaggagTGGGGCTGTCCCACTCCATTCTTATTTTTTGTATTGGACAGGATATTCCCCATCGCAGGAAAACCAGCCCGGTGAGTGCTACACTTAAATAGTTCCCCACACTACATCTGGACTACTCCCCCTCGGAGGAGGATTTTAGGACAATGCCGTATGAACTCACGGAGGCCACGCCCATGATGCGAGGGAAGGTGAGGGAGGCGCAAGCGTCGGGTGTCTGTCCGTAGGTGGTATAGGGTGTCTGAAACCAGGATTTCTCGTTGGCCCAGACAACGTCACACAGCGGGAGGATAGATGCTCCGAGGCCCACCGCCGGTCCATTCACGGCTACGATGATGGGCTTCTTGAATTGGATGAATGTGTTCACGAATGTCCTGAGGATGGAGATGACAGACTGTCTGCATAACCGTCTTCTGTGGCATCATTACAAAGACTAAACTAAAGCTAAATAAAGTGGCGCACactccatatacagttgaagtcggaagtttacatacaccttagccaaacacatttaaactcaagttttacaattcctgacatttaatccatgtaaaaattccctgtcttaggtcagttaggctcaccactttattttaagaatgtgaaatgtcagaataataggagagagttatttatttcagcttttatttctttcatcacattctgggtcagaagattacatacactcaattaatatttggtagcattgccattcaattgtttaacttgggtcaaacgtttcaggtagccttccacaagcttcccacaataagttgggtgaattttggcccattcctcctgacagagctggtgtaagtaactgagtcaggtttgtaggcctccttgcttgcacacaccttttcagttctgcccacaaattttctataggattgaggtcagggttttgtgatggccactcaaataccttggctttgttatccttaagccattttgccacaactttggaagtatgattggggtcattgtccatatggaaacacatttgcgaacaagctttcaattcctgactgaggtcttgagatgttgcttcaatatatccacataatttcatCTATTTtgtaagtgcaccagtccctcctgcagcaaagcacccccataacatgatgctgccacccccgtgcttcacggttgggatggtgttcttcggcttgctagCCCCCCCCACAAATTTTTTTCGGGGGTCTTGgatatcttttgatttccccatgatgtcaagcaaagaggcaccgagtttgaaggtaggccttgaaatacatccacagatacacctccaattgcctcaaatgatgtcaattagcctatcagaagcttctaaagccatgacataattttctggaattctccaagctgtttaaaaggcacagtcaacttctgacccactggaattgtgatacattgaattataagtgaaataaatctgtctgtaaacaattgttggaaaaatgacttgtgtcatgcacgaagtagatgtcctaaccggcttgccaaaactatagtttgtttacaagaaatttgtggagtggttgaaaaacgagttttaatgattccaacctaagtgtatgtaaactcccaaacttcaactgtataaactcccagtaatttcaTTCGGCATCACAATGCCTTATGTTTTTCATTACAAAGACTGCCCCTACAACACACAGCTAACGTTCTACTCATTTGTTCCACCTGATCAAAATAACCGATGATTCGAGACAATTGTCTACAAATCTGTCACTTGCACTGATCTGAAAGAACTGACCAGAGATGAAATCAACCATTCCACCATTTTGTTTTctccaatcagtgcagatgatGTAAGAGGGACAAGGACAGGACACATTTTTGGACAATCGAGAAAGGGCCAAGGTGAGCCTTCAAACGTCAGTAAGGGACAGAAAGTTTTTTTGTTTtcatcattttttttcttctctgaaAACAATCCACATACAAAATATAAAACAAAAGTACACCCTTCTGACCTACCTAATGGTCTCAGCCATCTTGATGCTCTCCTTCTTGCGGTCGTCGGTGAGCAGTCTAATGAAGTAGATGAAGTCCAGGCCGAAGCAGAAGATGCTACCCACGGCGCTCAGCAGGACCAGCTTGCTGTCGTCTGCCGCCGCCGTGGCCATGGCACTCTGCATCTCCTTCATCACCTGAGGTAGCCATGAGGGAGACAATTATTATTGTCCAATTACCTAGACACAGATGAAGCCTAGTCTGAGATTAAGAAGCACTTTAAATGGAGTTAATATTGGAAATACGTTTTAGTACAGTACTAGGCTTAATCCAGGACACCAACCCAATATTTTTTATAGGACCAGTATTTGACTTTCGTTTCAGATAGTTTGCATACATTTATATTTGACTACCAATTGTTTGGAAAAGTTGGCATAACTAAACGATGAAGTACTACTATTTTTGGCCTGTCATGCAGTGTAACAATTGTTTTGTTAGGGAAAAGACAAGACAGGCATGACTCACATCGGGGTTAAGTGAGTTGTTCTCCGAGGActtggtggagaggaggatgtgggtGAAGCCATCCTGCTTCTTGACGACAAGGTCCCTGTAGCGGTAGGCACTCTCAGTCTGCCGGACGCTGAACCGAAGGCGCTTGTCGAAGACTGAGCGCTGCTCCTCGAAGCGCCGTTTCCCTGCCACCCCGGAGACTGCAGTGACTCCTGACACTGCACTCTGCAGGCCAGCTGTCCCATTGGCCGCCAGAGCCTCCATGAGTGTTGATGTACCtggtggataaaaaaaaaatggtgacAAAATATAATGGTGACACAGCCTTTAACATTGTCTGTTCAAATAACCAGGTAAATTAAATATTTGGTACTGCCTGAATGGTTTACTTAGGTTCTAGTCAACAGCAGATGAACAGTCTACCAACTGACTTAACTGTGTACTCATTCGTTTgtggagaagggggagaaacAACATTGTAAAGAACTCTGTTTGCATGGCAATGTCCACAATCACTCACCTCTGCAATTGTGGTCTACTTAGACCAGAGCGAGAAGTTTGTaggctacattttttttttttttatcctcaaACTACTTCTAACATCTTAATTCACAGAGACCTAGGTTCAGTATACATCACAACAACAGTTATTGAAGTCTATTGAAAAAGCCTAGAGGACGATTACATGCCAGCGGGaacagaaaatatatttttggcatctcagattgttctggcaattctcagaAACTTCATTGGGAGGAAGGATTTTAcacatgctttttacatttgtataaaTTTTTTTTTCTAtgaaatcatgatgaaagtggccattttaggcccttTCCAGACCTACAGTGTCTTCTGAAAACTAGTCACACCCCCgggacttcttccacattttctTGCGTTAGAGCCGGAATTTGAAATGGAATCAATTGACATgttttcactggcctacacacaatactccataatatcaaagtggaattgtttaaTTAATTTGTCAAATTTCCTAAAAAAGGaaatgctgaaatgtcttcagtcaataagtattcaaaccctttaatgGCAACAATACCCCATTGTTGCCATGacttgcaaatgtatataaataaaatggattaaaatgtcccccccccccaatctacaaacaataccccataatgaaaaagcaatgtttttttttattaaaaagctTGCTATTTTGTTTTAaaagtatcacatttacataggtattcagaccctttactcagtacttttgaagcacctttgtcagtgattacagcctagagtcttcttggctagtttagtttattaattcaaccataaaaaaaaaaatatatatatatatatatcaaatttcaattatgatcttgtctcatcgctgcaactctccaatgggctcgggagaggtgaaggtcgagtcatgacccaccaaaccgcagtccttaacaccacctgcttaacccggaagccagcctgcaggcgcccggcccgccacaagcagttgctagagcgcaatgagccaaaTAAAGCCCCCCCAAagtctattttcaggtctctccaaagatgttcggcCGGGTTctagttcgggctctggctggaccactcaaggacattatgatacttgttccaaagccactcctttgtcttggctgtgtacttagggttgttgtcctgttggaaagtgaaccttcgtcccggtctgaggccctgagcgctctggggcaggttttcatcaaggatctccctgtgctttgctccattcatctttccctcgatcctgactagtctcccagtccctgccattgaaaaacatccccacagcatgatgctgccaccaacatgagtcactgtagggatggtattggcctggtttcctccagacgtgacacttggcattcaggccaaagagttcaattttggtttcatcagaccagagaatgtttctcatggcctgagagtcctttaggagcCGTGCCGTTTggcaactccaagcaggctgtgccttttactgagaagcagcttccatctggccactctaccataaaggcctgattggtggagtgctgcatagatccgtagttcccaaactttttatagttccgtaccccttcaaacattcaacctccagctgcgtaccacCTCTAGctccagggtcagcgcactctcaaatattGTTtgtttgccatcattgtaagcctgccacacacactatattaATTAAACATAAGAAGTTTGTCACTTAGTCACAGCCCGGCTCGTGGGAAGAGCTCTTattggaccagggcacaaataataattttgctctttatttagttAATCTTACATAAAACCTTATTTTCTCATCAAATTGtgaaaggatgcacatacctctgcaatgttgggttgtattggagtcTCTGTCTTAAAttattttccacacagtctgtgcctggaTTTCGTTTTCATGCTAGTCAGTGCCAAGAATCCACTATCAtataggtacatggttgcaaagggcatcagtgttttAACAGCGAGATTTGCGAAAGCAGGAAACTCAGCGCAGCCATATCGGGCAGTAAATTCAGataaaattttcacagaaccgcttgttgcaattttgatgaggctctcttgttcagatatcggtaagtggactggaggcagggcatgtaagggataacgaatccagttctTTGGGTCATCCGTtatgggaaagtacctgcgtaattgcacatccaactcactcaggtactacgctatatcacatttgacattgttcgTAAGCTTGAGAAATCATACAATGatagaaagacctgtgtgttgtccttgttaatgcagacagaagagctccaacttcttaatcatggcctcaattttgtccagcacatagaatatatatagttgcggagagtctctaatcctagattcagatcattcaggcaagaaaaaacatcacccagataggacAGTTgcgtgagaaactcgtcatcatgcaagcggtcagacaagtgaaaattatggtcagtaaaatGAGCTCGTCTCTCAATAAAAAATTTTTAAAAGtaccccttgataaccagcgcacttctgtatgttgtaaaagcgttacatggttgctgcccatattgcatagtgcagaaaaaaGTTTACcgttttcactgtagtgtccaaacgtctttcaagctgtccgGCATTCCTTTGACAGCAAGCGCCTCTCGGTGGATACTGccgtgtacccaagtggcgtcgggagcaactgcttgcacgcgcattaccactccactgtctccctgtcatggcttttgcaccatcaatacagacaccaacacatcttaaccaccaaagtccatttgatgtcacaaagctgtccattATAAAAATATTTTAGTTATAGTTTCCAGTGGATTGCAGAAGAGGaagtcttccttaattgaccccccatgaacgtaacggacatataccaggaactGTGCCAGGACCgccatgtctgttgactcatccagctgtaatgcatatcattcactggcttgtatgcgaagcagtaattgtttcaaaacatctcctgccatgtcactgatgcgtcgtgaaacagtgtttgatgaagtcattgtctgtatagttttttggggccttttccccagccatatctgcggcatcaggaagaattaagtcctccacaataggcgcttctagccccttcttattaagagtatctgttgcttttatacatgtcttactactcaaaagtaatcttaattctcgctcaaaaaacagtggcatgttttgtttctaaatgcttgtgcaagagtgaaggtttcatcgagttgtgagatagtgtgttatatgtgcaaaagtacagtggctgaggaaaggcactactcccaatataagtgaaccccaaatcaatgtagtcaTCATATTTGCaactcttcgatggtccaacatcCCTGTCCGtttggtgctttcccgggtaagggggcagtagctcttcggctgcatccatttcacaactgtcagtgtccatgctagctgggctaacaacaaatgtagagttactgatgctagcattggatgtgctcgtggaagcagaacaacttgtgtcatcGACAGGTGCAGTGCTGCTGGtcgtagcagtactaccagtagagctggtatgtgtttCTATGGACATGGGCCTTACATTTTTTTAACCATTAGTTCATTTTCGAGCAAAAGGAATGAGCAGCAGCAACGTTGGCTACAtatggaccgttagtggaattcccgcaagagtaacggttaatgtgactggatgtatttgactaggctacctgaatttgacattgtgttatctcgctgaacactagattattacattttttggcagtgaaatgaggctaATCAggtgagagaagaaaaaaaacttgccctatagccccgttggaaaatctggactgtttgaaaatgtgaatcacatttgtaTTTAGCGTATCCCCGACggcatcgggttcttggtcacctccctgaccaaggcccttctcccccgattgcttagtttggccaggcagccagctctagaaagagtcttggttgctctaaacttcttccatttaagaatgatggaggcaaatgtgttcttggggaccttcaatgctgcagacatttttcggTTATTTTCgccatatctgtgcctcgacgcaATCCTCTACGGaccattccttcgacctcattgcctggtttttgctctgatgtgcacggtcaactgtgggaccttatatagacagttgtgtgcctttccatatcatgtccaatcaattgaatttaccacaggtggacaccaatcaagttgtagaaacatcaatgattattaatggaaacaggatgcacctgagctcaatttcga contains:
- the LOC109875032 gene encoding chromodomain Y-like protein isoform X3, with product MEALAANGTAGLQSAVSGVTAVSGVAGKRRFEEQRSVFDKRLRFSVRQTESAYRYRDLVVKKQDGFTHILLSTKSSENNSLNPDVMKEMQSAMATAAADDSKLVLLSAVGSIFCFGLDFIYFIRLLTDDRKKESIKMAETIRTFVNTFIQFKKPIIVAVNGPAVGLGASILPLCDVVWANEKSWFQTPYTTYGQTPDACASLTFPRIMGVASANEMLLSGRKLTAQEACAKGLVSQVLWPGTFTQEVMVRIRELVTCNSVVLRESKALVRNTNRAALEQANERECEALKRVWGSSQGVDSILKYLQKKIDEF
- the LOC109875032 gene encoding chromodomain Y-like protein isoform X1, which gives rise to MASEELYEVERIVDKRKNKKGKIEYLVRWRGYGYEGDTWEPETHLSACVEFIHDFNRQHGEKQRDSTLLRSTRSTPSTTHSSRNNARKQICRPQPHSGAGSHALVKPGNSSSPTAAATAISKPLPPLDPGVAHTRTNMQLNLSQKYSVSATGDICRPCFTSGPAASPVGTVRRSMDLAKSGIKILVPKSPMSSRADSESSPSEAAHCLEQGGQEQDSVPPEVALLEKPPGLLLGPGEERARMGTRPRIQSQSPLIPQQVPITPASIRTLNGKGTSTLMEALAANGTAGLQSAVSGVTAVSGVAGKRRFEEQRSVFDKRLRFSVRQTESAYRYRDLVVKKQDGFTHILLSTKSSENNSLNPDVMKEMQSAMATAAADDSKLVLLSAVGSIFCFGLDFIYFIRLLTDDRKKESIKMAETIRTFVNTFIQFKKPIIVAVNGPAVGLGASILPLCDVVWANEKSWFQTPYTTYGQTPDACASLTFPRIMGVASANEMLLSGRKLTAQEACAKGLVSQVLWPGTFTQEVMVRIRELVTCNSVVLRESKALVRNTNRAALEQANERECEALKRVWGSSQGVDSILKYLQKKIDEF